From Vibrio crassostreae, one genomic window encodes:
- a CDS encoding TetR/AcrR family transcriptional regulator, whose protein sequence is MAPRSTTKDKILDVAEGLFAEHGFNDTSLRTITGKANVNLASVNYHFGDKKTLVRAVLNRYLEAFMPALQDALVNLNLNETYSMSDVFESLRQPLRALNDVRPNGTSRFMLLIGRGYTDVQGHLRWFITTRYSEVLTLFTSSVMKANPNLTQEQLFWRLHFTLGTCVFTMASSQALVEIAENDYGKRIDAKAVVDILIPYLAAGMSAEE, encoded by the coding sequence ATGGCACCAAGAAGTACAACCAAAGACAAAATCTTAGATGTGGCTGAAGGCTTATTTGCTGAGCACGGTTTTAATGACACCTCTTTACGCACTATCACGGGTAAAGCCAATGTCAATCTTGCTTCAGTGAACTACCACTTTGGCGATAAGAAGACTCTGGTTCGTGCCGTATTAAATCGATACTTAGAAGCATTTATGCCTGCACTGCAAGACGCTTTAGTGAACTTAAACTTGAACGAAACGTATTCAATGAGTGACGTGTTTGAGTCTTTAAGACAGCCACTAAGAGCACTTAACGATGTAAGGCCAAATGGCACGAGCCGATTTATGTTACTCATTGGTCGAGGTTATACAGATGTGCAAGGTCACTTGCGTTGGTTCATTACAACTCGCTATAGCGAAGTACTGACTCTGTTTACCAGCTCAGTCATGAAAGCTAATCCAAACCTCACCCAAGAACAATTATTTTGGCGATTGCACTTCACCCTAGGGACTTGTGTTTTCACCATGGCTTCCAGTCAGGCTCTCGTTGAAATTGCAGAGAATGATTACGGTAAGCGAATAGATGCCAAAGCAGTGGTCGATATTCTTATTCCATACTTGGCCGCTGGCATGTCAGCAGAAGAATAA
- a CDS encoding acyl-CoA dehydrogenase, with translation MSSLRQKWVSDPAFKLFKKVLPPLSSTEKEAMEAGSVWWDGELFSGKPDFTKLHQYPKPQLTAEEQSFMDNELETLLAMLDDHQIVKEDRDLPEEVWNFLRKERFFSLIIAKEYGGREFSAHANSNIVTKIATRSISTAVSVMVPNSLGPGELLSHYGTQDQKDYWLPRLADGTDIPCFALTGPEAGSDAGGIPDVGTVCMGMHEGKETLGIKLNWNKRYITLAPVATVLGLAFKLHDPEKLLGDKEDIGITCALIPADHEGVVIGERHDPLGLAFMNGPTRGHDVFIPMEWLIGGADYAGKGWRMLVECLSAGRGISLPALGTAMGHLTARTTGAYAYVRKQFGMSIGKFEGVAESLGRIGGLTYLLEATRTLTTTSLDMKEKPGIVTAIAKYHMTEMARTILNDSMDIHSGRAIQDGPMNYLAAPYLGIPVAITVEGANILTRNLMIFGQGATRCHPYVLSEMEAAANPDEKQGAKDFDNLLFKHIGHATKNTFGAFGAALTGSKFIKADMSGPTKPYYQDLTRLSRALAVSADFAMLTLGGELKRKELISARLGDGLSYLYMASAALKKYEDEGRQQADLDYVHYAVQHCFHNAAKSLQEAYRNFPNKMVGKVLKGLVFPVGNHFEKPSDNLTVQLAESLMTPGAHRERLTHLCYIGKEEEDSVGLMENAFDAMYSIKPLERKIFKAVKEGKVARKGLLQDKLAQALAAGVLTQDEVDQIIAADKLRYAAIQVDHFSHDYSETLTRKELKPKLNSVA, from the coding sequence ATGAGCTCTCTAAGACAAAAATGGGTAAGTGACCCAGCTTTTAAACTCTTTAAAAAAGTACTACCACCACTATCTAGTACCGAGAAAGAAGCGATGGAAGCCGGTAGTGTTTGGTGGGACGGAGAGCTGTTTTCTGGTAAACCAGATTTCACTAAGCTGCACCAATATCCAAAACCTCAGCTGACAGCAGAAGAGCAATCGTTCATGGATAATGAACTTGAAACTTTGCTTGCTATGCTTGATGACCACCAAATCGTAAAAGAAGACCGAGACCTTCCTGAAGAGGTTTGGAACTTCTTGCGTAAAGAACGTTTCTTCTCGCTAATTATTGCGAAAGAGTACGGCGGTCGTGAATTTTCAGCACACGCGAACTCAAATATCGTAACTAAGATTGCGACTCGCAGTATCAGTACTGCGGTTTCAGTCATGGTTCCAAATTCTCTTGGTCCAGGTGAACTTCTGTCTCACTACGGTACTCAAGATCAAAAAGACTACTGGCTACCACGTCTTGCTGACGGCACAGATATCCCATGTTTCGCGTTAACAGGCCCTGAAGCGGGTTCTGATGCGGGTGGTATCCCTGATGTCGGCACTGTGTGTATGGGCATGCACGAAGGCAAAGAGACACTAGGTATCAAGCTTAACTGGAACAAGCGTTACATTACGCTGGCACCAGTGGCGACTGTACTTGGTTTGGCTTTCAAACTGCACGATCCAGAGAAACTGCTTGGCGACAAAGAAGACATCGGTATCACTTGTGCACTAATCCCAGCTGACCACGAAGGTGTTGTGATTGGTGAGCGTCATGATCCACTTGGCCTTGCATTTATGAACGGTCCAACACGCGGTCATGATGTATTCATCCCTATGGAATGGTTAATCGGTGGTGCAGATTACGCAGGTAAAGGCTGGCGTATGCTTGTGGAATGTCTTTCTGCAGGTCGTGGTATTTCACTACCAGCACTAGGTACAGCAATGGGCCACTTAACTGCGAGAACAACTGGCGCATACGCTTATGTTCGTAAGCAGTTCGGTATGTCGATTGGTAAGTTCGAAGGTGTTGCTGAGAGCCTTGGCCGTATTGGTGGTTTAACGTATCTACTAGAAGCCACTCGTACGCTGACAACTACTTCACTCGATATGAAAGAGAAACCGGGTATCGTAACGGCTATCGCGAAGTACCACATGACAGAGATGGCGCGTACGATTCTGAATGATTCAATGGATATCCACTCAGGTCGCGCAATTCAAGATGGCCCAATGAACTACTTGGCTGCGCCTTACCTAGGTATTCCCGTTGCTATCACAGTAGAAGGTGCGAACATCTTAACTCGTAACCTTATGATCTTTGGTCAAGGTGCGACACGTTGTCACCCATACGTCCTAAGCGAAATGGAAGCGGCAGCAAACCCAGACGAGAAGCAAGGTGCGAAGGACTTCGATAACTTGTTGTTCAAGCATATTGGTCACGCGACTAAGAACACGTTTGGCGCGTTCGGTGCGGCATTAACAGGCTCTAAGTTCATTAAAGCAGATATGAGCGGCCCAACGAAGCCTTACTACCAAGACTTAACTCGCTTGAGCCGTGCGCTTGCGGTAAGTGCGGATTTCGCAATGCTAACGCTAGGTGGCGAACTGAAACGTAAAGAGCTTATCTCTGCACGTCTAGGTGATGGTCTAAGTTACCTATACATGGCGTCTGCAGCTCTTAAGAAGTATGAAGACGAAGGTCGTCAACAAGCTGACCTAGACTACGTACATTACGCGGTTCAACACTGTTTCCATAACGCGGCTAAATCTCTACAAGAAGCGTACAGAAACTTCCCGAACAAGATGGTTGGTAAAGTACTTAAAGGTCTCGTTTTCCCGGTAGGTAACCATTTTGAAAAACCAAGTGATAACCTAACAGTACAGCTGGCTGAAAGTTTGATGACTCCGGGTGCACACCGTGAACGTCTGACTCATCTTTGCTACATCGGTAAAGAAGAAGAGGATAGCGTTGGCCTAATGGAAAATGCGTTCGATGCGATGTATAGTATTAAGCCTCTTGAGCGTAAGATCTTCAAAGCAGTGAAAGAGGGTAAAGTGGCTCGTAAAGGTCTATTGCAAGATAAACTTGCTCAAGCACTGGCGGCAGGCGTTCTTACTCAAGACGAAGTTGACCAAATCATTGCAGCAGACAAACTACGCTACGCAGCGATTCAAGTTGACCACTTCAGTCATGACTATAGTGAAACTTTGACGCGAAAAGAGTTAAAACCTAAGCTAAATAGCGTTGCTTAG